From a region of the Helianthus annuus cultivar XRQ/B chromosome 5, HanXRQr2.0-SUNRISE, whole genome shotgun sequence genome:
- the LOC110943171 gene encoding replication protein A 32 kDa subunit B has protein sequence MYDHEFDGAAAFSGGGFMPPPATQTADPSPSVFTKKRETLLPLTVNQINKALLLNDDKVNFLIDGVDVNNVKLVGMVLNKAEGVNDIRFVLDDGTGRIDCLKWVNEPVDIKEMEPVMKGVYVRVHGQLKGLQGKQHLMVFGIKPVTDFDEITHHFVECIYVHCYNTRLMKQQAGTSNQTHMPGSAVNTHAYQTATSNQFTGPYGAADGLNGIDKMVLDYLIQPASVAMQHGVHLEELVKQLGIPLDKIVAALNTLVDESLVYNTVDDYHFKTTINV, from the exons ATGTACGACCACGAGTTTGACGGCGCCGCCGCCTTCTCCGGCGGCGGCTTTATGCCTCCTCCGGCTACCCAGACTGCAGACCCTTCACCCTCTGTGTTTACTAAG AAACGTGAGACGCTGCTACCATTGACCGTCAACCAAATCAATAAAGCATTGCTGTTAAATGATGATAAAGTGAATTTTCTCATAGATGGTGTTGATGTAAACAAT GTTAAGTTGGTGGGGATGGTGTTGAATAAGGCTGAGGGAGTTAATGACATTCGGTTTGTACTCGATGATGGTACTGGCCGTATTGACTGCCTCAAATG GGTTAATGAGCCCGTTGACATAAAGGAGATGGAACCGGTTAT GAAAGGAGTGTATGTTCGAGTTCATGGCCAACTTAAAGGATTACAAGGGAAACAGCACTTGATGGTCtttggtatcaa GCCTGTGACTGATTTTGATGAAATCACACATCACTTTGTGGAATGCATATATGTCCATTGTTATAACACAAGGTTAATG AAACAACAAGCTGGTACTAGTAATCAAACTCATATGCCAGGCTCTGCTGTTAACACACACGCCTATCAAACCGCAACATCAAATCAA TTCACTGGTCCTTATGGTGCTGCGGATGGGCTCAATGGAATCGATAAAATGGTGTTAGATTATTTGATACAGCCGGCTAGTGT AGCAATGCAACATGGGGTACACCTAGAAGAACTTGTTAAGCAACTGGGCATCCCTTTGGACAAGATAGT